Proteins encoded within one genomic window of Geotalea daltonii FRC-32:
- a CDS encoding DUF3108 domain-containing protein yields the protein MSDTFKKNSAVCAAFGLSLALHVALFFPFTDYGSYNFARPVSSAGAVMVDLAMAQGKSAAKSHVAKTSSAGAKAWKPSVSRAALFHDTHADQEALSGGPAAEQTTTIPADQAASKKETSTEHLSKPLLQELPPPLRTAGEFTTTSHERLNYRISLLGMPIGVAELEAKNDKGEMKISLKVKSTPAISAVYPVDDLIETRHIAGNFIITKIKQQEGNFRSHRGFTIFLRDKSVFWIDLLRNRSSRETIPNSQVLDLMSAFYYLRNRPLQIGSTEELHVYDSDTYASVPVEILRRERISLPGFRHSETLVVKPNLKTDGIFKRTGDVTIWLTDDDYHVPVRMETSIPLGKITAELVSSQVDKLEPATPITSAPPLPKGVTP from the coding sequence ATGAGCGATACCTTCAAAAAAAATAGCGCGGTCTGTGCTGCCTTCGGGCTATCCCTGGCTCTGCATGTGGCCCTGTTTTTCCCGTTTACCGATTACGGCAGCTACAACTTTGCCAGGCCAGTGTCTTCGGCCGGAGCGGTCATGGTCGATCTGGCAATGGCCCAAGGTAAATCAGCGGCCAAGTCCCATGTGGCTAAAACATCATCGGCCGGTGCAAAAGCCTGGAAGCCTTCAGTGTCTCGTGCAGCACTCTTCCACGACACACATGCAGATCAAGAAGCGCTTTCCGGTGGACCTGCTGCCGAGCAAACCACTACCATCCCTGCAGACCAAGCAGCATCGAAAAAAGAAACAAGCACCGAGCACCTTTCCAAGCCCCTGCTGCAAGAATTGCCTCCTCCCCTGCGCACGGCCGGCGAGTTCACCACCACATCCCATGAACGGCTCAACTACCGCATCAGCCTTCTGGGAATGCCCATCGGCGTTGCCGAACTGGAGGCGAAAAACGACAAAGGGGAAATGAAAATTTCCCTGAAGGTAAAATCCACTCCTGCCATTTCCGCCGTTTACCCGGTCGATGACCTGATCGAGACCCGCCACATCGCCGGCAACTTCATCATTACCAAGATCAAGCAGCAGGAAGGGAACTTCAGGAGCCATCGGGGCTTCACCATCTTTCTACGTGACAAGAGTGTCTTCTGGATCGACCTTTTGCGCAATCGCAGTAGCAGGGAAACCATTCCCAATTCCCAGGTGCTCGATCTCATGTCTGCCTTTTATTACCTGAGGAACCGTCCGCTGCAGATCGGCAGCACGGAAGAGCTCCATGTTTATGACAGTGATACCTATGCTTCGGTCCCGGTGGAAATCCTCCGTCGCGAGCGGATCAGCCTGCCCGGATTCAGGCACTCGGAAACGCTGGTGGTGAAGCCCAACCTGAAGACCGACGGCATCTTCAAGAGAACCGGCGATGTGACCATCTGGCTTACTGACGACGACTACCATGTGCCAGTGCGCATGGAAACAAGCATACCCCTCGGCAAGATCACGGCAGAACTGGTTTCGTCCCAGGTGGACAAGCTGGAACCGGCTACACCCATTACTTCCGCCCCCCCGTTACCCAAAGGGGTAACGCCCTAA
- a CDS encoding cytochrome c: MKNWFFVFLLISLPAVYVQQAVAQKESHRDYASMKVVECNDCHKNEGVALNHDADWLRGHRLPAQKGASNCGQCHDQSYCLDCHTGGGINADLSTQNYRRDYIPKSHKSDWIEIHPIKAQDNPQSCTRCHDQKNCQDCHSRYRSTDLQFQSHRRQFRDIKVSDIGPNHAIFTTAQCPTCHQGGILPSHQWSSDHASEARRNLQSCGTCHSDGDVCMTCHSARTGLKVNPHPRNWNGVKGNYRDKSSGRTCVRCHDRF; this comes from the coding sequence GTGAAAAACTGGTTTTTTGTCTTTCTGCTGATTTCCTTGCCGGCTGTCTATGTGCAGCAGGCAGTCGCCCAGAAGGAGTCCCACCGGGATTATGCTTCCATGAAAGTTGTCGAGTGCAACGACTGTCACAAGAATGAGGGGGTCGCACTCAATCACGATGCCGACTGGCTGCGGGGGCACCGGCTGCCGGCCCAGAAGGGCGCCTCCAACTGCGGGCAGTGCCATGATCAGTCCTATTGTCTTGACTGCCATACGGGGGGAGGCATCAATGCCGATCTTTCAACCCAGAATTACCGGCGGGATTATATCCCCAAAAGTCACAAGAGCGACTGGATAGAGATCCATCCCATAAAGGCCCAGGACAATCCCCAGTCCTGCACCCGCTGTCATGACCAGAAAAACTGCCAGGATTGCCATTCCCGGTACCGGTCCACAGACCTGCAGTTCCAGTCCCACCGGCGCCAGTTCCGGGACATCAAGGTCAGCGATATCGGCCCGAACCATGCCATCTTCACTACCGCCCAATGTCCCACATGTCACCAGGGGGGGATTCTGCCGAGCCATCAATGGTCATCGGATCATGCCTCGGAGGCGCGGCGCAATCTGCAGTCCTGCGGTACCTGCCACAGTGACGGCGATGTCTGCATGACCTGCCATAGCGCGCGCACCGGTCTCAAGGTCAATCCCCATCCACGGAACTGGAACGGTGTCAAGGGCAACTACAGGGACAAGAGCAGCGGCAGGACCTGCGTCCGCTGCCATGACAGATTTTAA